In Xenopus laevis strain J_2021 chromosome 2S, Xenopus_laevis_v10.1, whole genome shotgun sequence, a genomic segment contains:
- the serpinh1.S gene encoding serpin peptidase inhibitor, clade H (heat shock protein 47), member 1, (collagen binding protein 1) S homeolog isoform X1: MWMIKLLALSILLVVDAAVNKKPIAEKKVEPPLEQKMSQHANVLADKSAGLAFNLYQIMAKDKKVENILLSPVVVASSLGLVSMGGQASTAAQAKTVLNAEKLSDEHIHSGLAELLNEVSNSTARNVTWKMGNRLYGPSSISFSDNFVKDSKKHYNYEHSKINFRDKRSTLRSINEWAAQTTDGKLPEVTSDVEKTDGALIVNAMFFKPHWDERFHHQMVDNRGFMVTRSFTVSVPMMHRTGLYKYTDDETNNLQILEMPLAHKLSSMIIIMPYHVEPLERLEKLLTREQVNAWDGKMKKRAVAVSLPKVSLEVSHDLQKHLGDLGLTEAIDKSKADLSKISGKKDLYLASMFHAAALEWDTEGNPFDSDLYSREELRSPKLFYADHPFVFLIKDNKTDSILFIGRLVRPKGDKMRDEL, encoded by the exons ATGTGGATGATCAAGCTTCTAGCCCTCAGTATCCTCCTGGTTGTGGATGCCGCCGTAAACAAGAAGCCAATAGCAGAGAAAAAAGTGGAGCCTCCACTAGAGCAGAAGATGAGCCAACATGCAAATGTACTAGCGGACAAGAGTGCAGGCCTGGCTTTCAACCTCTACCAAATCATGGCCAAGGACAAGAAAGTGGAGAATATACTTCTCTCTCCAGTAGTGGTTGCCTCTTCTCTTGGCCTGGTGAGTATGGGTGGACAAGCCAGCACTGCAGCCCAAGCTAAAACCGTCCTTAATGCGGAGAAACTCAGCGATGAACACATCCACTCCGGCCTTGCTGAGCTACTCAATGAAGTTAGCAACTCCACTGCCCGCAACGTCACCTGGAAGATGGGGAACCGCCTGTATGGCCCCAGCTCCATCAGCTTCTCCGACAACTTTGTGAAGGACAGTAAGAAGCACTACAACTATGAACACTCCAAGATAAACTTTAGAGACAAGAGAAGTACCTTGAGATCAATCAATGAATGGGCTGCCCAGACCACTGATGGCAAGCTGCCTGAGGTAACCAGTGATGTGGAGAAGACTGATGGAGCTCTCATTGTCAACGCTATGTTTTTCAAGC CTCACTGGGATGAACGATTCCACCATCAGATGGTTGACAACCGTGGCTTCATGGTGACCCGTTCTTTCACCGTGTCTGTCCCCATGATGCACCGCACAG GGCTGTACAAATACACTGATGATGAGACAAATAACCTCCAGATCCTGGAGATGCCACTAGCCCACAAGCTCTCCAGCATGATCATCATCATGCCCTACCACGTGGAGCCCTTGGAGAGGTTGGAGAAGCTCCTGACAAGAGAACAAGTCAATGCTTGGGATGGAAAGATGAAGAAGAGAGCAGTGGCTGTGTCTCTGCCTAAAGTCAGTTTGGAAGTCAGCCATGATCTCCAG AAACATCTAGGGGACCTTGGTCTGACTGAGGCCATTGACAAATCTAAAGCTGATCTCTCCAAAATCTCTGGCAAGAAGGACCTCTACCTGGCCAGCATGTTCCACGCCGCTGCCCTGGAGTGGGACACAGAGGGAAATCCATTTGATTCTGATCTCTACAGCCGAGAGGAGCTCAGGTCACCCAAGCTCTTCTATGCCGACCATCCCTTCGTCTTCCTCATCAAGGACAACAAGACTGATTCTATCCTCTTTATCGGCAGACTCGTGAGGCCGAAGGGAGACAAAATGCGAGATGAATTATAG